Proteins encoded in a region of the Quercus lobata isolate SW786 chromosome 8, ValleyOak3.0 Primary Assembly, whole genome shotgun sequence genome:
- the LOC115957558 gene encoding homeobox-leucine zipper protein ATHB-12-like encodes MLDHSEYSPSAVVAAESFGCMDMDSLTTSRKKKNKNKRRFSDEQIKSLETMFESESRLEPRKKLELARELGLQPRQVAIWFQNKRARWKSKNLERDYSILRGNYNNLASTFEALKKEKQALVVQLQKLNDLMQRPQEERQCCSEGLAANSIQGELDNGDTTKCDSETKPSLSTERSEHGADVLSDEDSNIKVEYFTLEDEHSLLNMVEPADGSLTSPEDWSSLNSDDLFDQSNSNNQWWDFWS; translated from the exons ATGTTAGATCACTCAGAATATTCTCCTTCAGCGGTGGTGGCAGCAGAGTCTTTTGGTTGCATGGACATGGACTCACTCACCACTtcgagaaagaagaaaaacaagaataaaagAAGGTTCAGTGATGAACAAATCAAATCATTGGAAACAATGTTTGAGTCAGAGTCAAGGCTTGAGCCAAGGAAGAAGCTGGAATTGGCAAGAGAGCTTGGGTTGCAGCCAAGACAGGTTGCTATTTGGTTTCAGAATAAGAGAGCTCGATGGAAGTCAAAGAATCTCGAACGTGACTATAGCATACTACGAGGCAATTACAACAACCTGGCTTCCACGTTTGAAGCTCTTAAGAAAGAAAAGCAGGCTTTGGTTGTACAG TTGCAGAAGCTGAATGATCTGATGCAAAGGCCACAAGAGGAAAGGCAGTGTTGCAGTGAAGGTCTAGCTGCAAACAGCATCCAAGGTGAATTGGACAATGGAGACACTACCAAATGTGACTCTGAAACAAAGCCAAGCTTGTCAACGGAAAGATCAGAACATGGAGCAGATGTCCTGTCAGATGAAGATAGCAATATAAAAGTAGAGTACTTTACACTGGAAGATGAACACAGTCTTCTAAATATGGTGGAACCTGCTGATGGTTCCTTGACATCACCTGAAGATTGGAGCAGTTTGAACTCTGATGATCTTTTTGACCAATCTAATAGTAATAATCAGTGGTGGGACTTCTGGTCTTGA
- the LOC115956968 gene encoding uncharacterized protein LOC115956968 produces the protein MSALGVSTLRQYEEYLGLPAMVGRNKRASFDDLKQRVWKKLQGWEGKLFSQAGREVLIKAVIQAIPTCIMSCFKLPTMLCHDIESLVHKFWRGQRGDRRKVHWVKWDDLCQHKTQGGLGFKDLVMFNEAMLAKLAWRLLHDDNSLFYRVFKTRLFPNGTILEAKEAPSASYAWKSNLELRIAMYIGYARE, from the exons ATGAGTGCACTTGGAGTTTCAACCTTGAGGCAATATGAGGAGTACCTTGGACTACCAGCCATGGTGGGTAGAAATAAAAGAGCTAGCTTTGATGACTTGAAGCAAAGAGTGTGGAAGAAATTACAAGGGTGGGAGGGGAAGTTATTTTCTCAAGCTGGAAGAGAAGTTCTTATCAAAGCAGTAATACAAGCAATTCCTACTTGCATCATGAGTTGCTTCAAACTCCCAACCATGTTGTGCCATGACATTGAGTCTCTTGTTCACAAGTTTTGGCGGGGACAAAGGGGAGATAGGAGGAAAGTGCATTGGGTAAAATGGGATGACTTGTGCCAACATAAAACTCAAGGAGGATTGGGGTTCAAAGATCTTGTGATGTTTAATGAGGCTATGTTAGCCAAATTAGCTTGGCGGTTGCTGCATGATGATAACTCACTCTTTTATAGAGTCTTCAAGACTAGACTTTTTCCAAATGGGACTATTCTTGAGGCTAAAGAAGCCCCATCTGCTTCGTATGCTTGGAAAA GTAATTTGGAGCTCAGAATAGCCATGTATATCGGGTATGCAAGGGAGTAG